One window from the genome of Oncorhynchus kisutch isolate 150728-3 linkage group LG21, Okis_V2, whole genome shotgun sequence encodes:
- the LOC109866613 gene encoding costars family protein ABRACL: MNVQHEVSLLVGEIQRLGSKNADGQTCVKFGVLFNDDRCANIFEALVGTLRAAKRKKIIAFEGELLLQGVHDNVDITLLQE; this comes from the exons ATGAACGTCCAACATGAAGTATCTCTGCTTGTTGGAGAGATCCAACGGCTTGGCAGTAAAA ATGCAGATGGACAAACTTGTGTAAAATTTGGTGTCCTCTTCAATGACGATAGGTGCGCAAATATCTTTGAGGCTTTGGTTGGGACTCTGAGGGCTGCCAAGAGGAAGAAGATCATCGCATTTGAAGGGGAGCTGCTCCTGCAAGGTGTCCATGACAATGTTGACATCACACTCCTACAAGAATGA